A genome region from Phycisphaerae bacterium includes the following:
- a CDS encoding RDD family protein, whose protein sequence is MDRLAAACALSALLGMAVGASGAEKTPATKLIAAGNDRVLWLAVGQWDSQDRTYVYRFALLDELVTPIRSVSNLAPQRGRIDRWAVAGKRLHVFYGRDAVFRADGAHYSIEWSGTSGRSQQFSEADRERPLPGPVMPAAVAGESAARAPRLWALVTAETAAAVETGWMRDQGGATSRAAEQPDHESLSPPLADSAPTREKSSEAFYHLVQYDGTEWRPGFAATPQCPTSERVWLTLVEDRFYLLWQRRTSDRVIHSAYCEQDRSRSGVPRWIQGPTLSLGQTIVNGTALVINRRLVFEAMVAAGEGTDRLVCRGWLWQPSADGTGGWTPLPALSEPAEVKSEGGERSSKVPESKPGELRLPPGSTVSGSRDQLAVVRPVEQEAEVAFFSPTAGGPPSSAFRRVPLAAANPATAARRGLYDLMATMVVVALLALVFWRRQESLAVPVPLPVGTLVAGPGKRALAAAIDMIPAAVVVAVFWREDLFPHLRQLWAASAAYVAGQHDTLEALVTPDSLVWAWVWFRLLYVGYCIACEIIMQGTPGKKLLSCRLLTEDLGSPNGVQVVIRNITKLIELEPTLQIWPFMLVIFFTRNRQRLGDLLARTIVVDQQYESLEPPEQDREDEG, encoded by the coding sequence ATGGATCGGCTTGCTGCCGCATGCGCCCTTTCGGCACTTCTGGGCATGGCCGTCGGAGCCTCCGGCGCGGAGAAGACTCCCGCAACGAAGCTTATCGCGGCGGGCAATGACCGTGTCCTCTGGCTGGCCGTCGGTCAGTGGGACTCACAGGACAGAACCTACGTCTATCGCTTCGCCTTGCTGGATGAACTCGTGACCCCCATCCGCTCGGTGAGCAATCTAGCGCCGCAGCGAGGTCGCATCGATCGGTGGGCGGTGGCGGGCAAACGCCTTCACGTGTTCTACGGCAGAGATGCGGTGTTCAGGGCCGACGGCGCTCACTACAGCATCGAGTGGAGCGGCACTTCAGGACGATCGCAACAGTTCTCCGAGGCTGACCGGGAGCGTCCGTTGCCGGGTCCGGTGATGCCGGCCGCGGTGGCGGGTGAGTCCGCGGCCCGAGCCCCGCGCCTCTGGGCCCTGGTGACCGCCGAAACCGCCGCCGCGGTGGAAACCGGATGGATGCGGGATCAAGGTGGGGCGACTTCCCGGGCGGCGGAACAACCGGATCACGAGTCGCTTTCTCCGCCGCTGGCGGATTCCGCACCGACTCGAGAGAAGAGCAGTGAGGCCTTCTACCACCTGGTCCAGTATGACGGCACTGAGTGGCGGCCCGGCTTCGCGGCGACGCCGCAGTGTCCCACCAGCGAGCGGGTGTGGCTGACACTGGTCGAGGATCGGTTCTACCTCCTGTGGCAGCGGCGGACCAGCGACCGCGTGATTCACTCCGCCTACTGTGAGCAGGATCGCTCGCGGTCGGGTGTGCCGCGATGGATTCAGGGACCCACCCTCTCGCTCGGACAGACGATCGTGAACGGCACGGCCCTGGTGATCAACCGCCGGCTGGTCTTTGAAGCGATGGTCGCTGCGGGCGAGGGAACCGACCGCCTGGTGTGCCGGGGTTGGTTGTGGCAGCCGTCCGCTGACGGCACGGGTGGTTGGACTCCGTTGCCCGCGCTGTCAGAACCTGCCGAGGTGAAATCCGAAGGTGGTGAAAGGAGTTCTAAGGTTCCTGAAAGCAAGCCCGGCGAGCTGCGGTTGCCACCCGGCTCGACGGTGAGCGGCAGCCGGGATCAGCTGGCCGTCGTTCGCCCGGTTGAGCAGGAAGCCGAGGTGGCTTTCTTCTCGCCTACTGCAGGCGGGCCGCCGAGTTCGGCCTTCAGGAGAGTACCCTTGGCCGCGGCGAATCCGGCCACTGCTGCCCGCCGCGGCCTGTATGACCTCATGGCCACCATGGTCGTTGTGGCCCTGCTCGCCCTGGTTTTCTGGCGGAGGCAGGAAAGCCTGGCCGTGCCGGTGCCCTTGCCGGTGGGCACCCTGGTGGCCGGACCCGGGAAGCGGGCCCTGGCCGCGGCCATCGACATGATCCCTGCGGCGGTCGTCGTGGCCGTGTTCTGGCGAGAGGACCTTTTCCCGCACCTGAGGCAATTGTGGGCCGCCTCGGCGGCCTACGTCGCGGGCCAGCACGATACCCTCGAAGCCCTGGTCACTCCGGACTCCCTGGTATGGGCCTGGGTGTGGTTCCGCCTCCTCTACGTGGGCTACTGCATCGCCTGCGAGATCATCATGCAGGGTACGCCGGGCAAGAAACTGCTCAGCTGCCGCCTGCTGACTGAAGACCTCGGAAGCCCGAACGGCGTCCAGGTGGTGATCCGCAATATCACCAAGCTGATCGAGCTGGAGCCGACTCTCCAGATCTGGCCTTTCATGCTGGTCATCTTCTTCACCCGCAACCGCCAGCGGTTGGGCGATCTGCTCGCTCGCACCATCGTCGTCGATCAGCAGTACGAGAGCCTCGAACCTCCCGAACAGGATCGCGAGGACGAGGGATGA
- a CDS encoding N-acetylmuramoyl-L-alanine amidase, translated as MRLGLSHGVGIAGMTLLLTAATGCIRPGDHLNRHGDEIVVCGQLFHAGTPVVLWLDPGGYDAYEAHRHFEPDKIMPTNPVDKDSPSRFGDRRNLPAELQAKVAREGWTLANLQEQVDQFVFHYDVCGTSRRCFQVLQDMRGLSVHFLLDLDGTLYQTLDLKERAWHAGTANDRSVGVEIANIGAYGEKSKTTLDKWYSLGADGWPVATFPPEVKETGIRTPSFVGRPARKELLKGTINGREVWQYDYTPEQYAALIKLVATMRRIFPKMTLDAPRNPDGSIRMDVFTNEEQAAFSGFMGHWHESKGKVDPGPAFDWEGVFRGARRELLWPG; from the coding sequence ATGCGTCTAGGACTGAGTCACGGTGTCGGTATCGCAGGGATGACGCTTCTGCTCACCGCGGCCACCGGCTGCATCCGTCCCGGCGACCACCTCAACCGTCACGGCGACGAGATCGTGGTCTGCGGCCAGCTCTTCCACGCCGGTACCCCGGTGGTGCTGTGGCTGGATCCCGGCGGCTATGATGCCTACGAAGCCCATCGCCATTTCGAGCCGGACAAGATCATGCCCACCAACCCGGTCGACAAGGACAGCCCCAGCCGCTTCGGCGACCGGCGAAACCTGCCCGCCGAACTCCAGGCCAAGGTCGCCAGGGAGGGCTGGACGCTGGCCAATCTCCAGGAGCAGGTCGACCAGTTCGTGTTCCATTACGACGTCTGTGGAACCTCTCGAAGGTGTTTTCAGGTTCTACAGGACATGCGCGGGCTCTCCGTGCACTTCCTGCTCGACCTGGACGGAACGCTCTACCAGACGCTCGACCTGAAGGAGCGGGCATGGCATGCCGGCACGGCCAATGACCGGAGCGTCGGCGTCGAGATCGCCAACATCGGGGCCTACGGGGAGAAGTCCAAGACCACGCTCGACAAATGGTACAGCCTCGGCGCCGACGGCTGGCCGGTGGCAACCTTCCCGCCCGAGGTCAAGGAGACCGGCATTCGCACGCCAAGCTTCGTCGGCAGGCCCGCTCGCAAGGAACTGCTCAAGGGCACGATCAACGGCCGCGAGGTCTGGCAATACGACTATACACCCGAGCAGTACGCGGCCCTCATCAAGCTGGTCGCGACCATGCGCCGCATCTTTCCCAAGATGACCCTCGACGCGCCGCGGAATCCGGACGGCAGCATTCGGATGGACGTGTTCACCAACGAGGAGCAGGCCGCGTTTTCCGGATTCATGGGTCACTGGCATGAATCCAAGGGCAAGGTCGATCCCGGCCCGGCCTTCGACTGGGAGGGAGTGTTTCGCGGGGCCCGTCGGGAACTGCTCTGGCCAGGCTGA